A genomic region of Chryseobacterium sp. KACC 21268 contains the following coding sequences:
- the lysS gene encoding lysine--tRNA ligase, with translation MSLSEQEIIRREKLQKLTDLGIDAFPAAEYKITDSTNSIKQDFQEGKKVVIAGRLMSRRIQGKASFAELQDSEGKIQVYFNRDEICTGEDKTLYNEVYKHLLDIGDIIGVEGELFNTQVGEMTVKVTNFQILTKTLRPLPQPRTDENGVVHDAFNDAELRYRQRYVDLIVNPQVKEIFVKRTKLFNAMRTFFNDAGYFEVETPILQSIPGGAAARPFITHHNALDIPLYLRIANELYLKRLIVGGFDGVYEFSKNFRNEGMDRTHNPEFTAMEIYVAYKDYNWMMDFTEKLLEFCATSVNGASESTFGEHTISWKAPYPRVSMTEAILKYTGFDITGKSEQELFDFARSIGIDVNETMGKGKLIDEIFGEKCEGNFIQPTFITDYPVEMSPLTKKHRTQEGLTERFELMVCGKEIANAYSELNDPIDQRERFEEQLKLAEKGDDEATGFIDEDFLRALEYGMPPTSGLGIGMDRLIMFLTNNPSIQEVLFFPQMRPEKVVPKVELGEDEKVILEILNSQEEPLELNEVKNRSQLSGKKWDKASKTLTKNNLVKVDKIDEVLWMKLV, from the coding sequence ATGTCATTATCAGAACAGGAAATTATCCGTCGCGAAAAATTGCAAAAACTGACCGACCTGGGAATCGATGCGTTCCCGGCCGCTGAATACAAAATCACCGATTCCACGAATTCTATAAAACAGGATTTCCAAGAAGGGAAAAAGGTGGTGATTGCTGGAAGATTGATGTCCAGAAGAATTCAGGGAAAGGCGAGTTTTGCAGAATTGCAGGATTCCGAAGGCAAGATCCAGGTTTACTTTAACCGAGACGAGATCTGTACTGGTGAAGACAAAACTTTATACAACGAGGTTTACAAACATCTTCTAGACATCGGTGACATCATCGGCGTGGAAGGTGAATTGTTCAACACGCAAGTTGGCGAGATGACCGTGAAGGTGACGAATTTTCAAATCTTGACCAAAACACTTCGTCCGCTTCCTCAGCCAAGAACTGATGAAAATGGAGTAGTGCACGATGCTTTCAATGACGCTGAATTGCGTTACAGACAGCGTTATGTCGATCTGATCGTAAATCCTCAAGTGAAAGAGATTTTCGTAAAAAGAACAAAATTGTTCAATGCGATGAGAACTTTCTTCAATGATGCTGGTTATTTCGAGGTAGAAACACCAATTCTTCAATCGATACCTGGTGGTGCTGCGGCAAGACCTTTTATCACACATCACAACGCTTTGGATATTCCATTATATCTTAGAATTGCAAACGAATTATATTTGAAAAGATTGATCGTTGGTGGATTTGACGGTGTTTATGAATTCTCGAAAAACTTCAGAAATGAAGGAATGGACAGAACCCACAACCCGGAATTTACCGCAATGGAAATCTATGTGGCGTACAAAGATTACAACTGGATGATGGATTTCACCGAGAAATTGTTGGAATTCTGTGCCACTTCTGTGAATGGCGCTTCGGAATCTACTTTCGGAGAACATACCATCAGCTGGAAAGCGCCTTATCCAAGAGTTTCTATGACAGAAGCCATCTTGAAATATACAGGTTTCGACATCACTGGAAAATCTGAGCAAGAATTATTCGATTTCGCCAGATCTATCGGAATCGACGTGAATGAAACAATGGGTAAAGGAAAATTGATTGACGAGATCTTCGGCGAGAAATGTGAAGGCAACTTCATCCAGCCAACGTTTATTACAGATTATCCAGTAGAAATGTCGCCTTTGACCAAAAAACACAGAACACAAGAAGGTTTGACCGAGCGTTTCGAATTGATGGTTTGCGGGAAAGAAATTGCAAACGCTTATTCTGAGCTTAATGACCCGATTGACCAAAGGGAACGTTTCGAAGAACAATTGAAATTAGCCGAAAAAGGTGATGATGAAGCAACAGGTTTCATAGACGAAGATTTCCTAAGAGCTTTGGAGTACGGAATGCCACCAACATCTGGATTAGGAATCGGAATGGACAGATTGATCATGTTCCTGACCAATAATCCCTCCATTCAGGAAGTTCTTTTCTTCCCTCAAATGAGACCAGAGAAAGTGGTTCCAAAAGTGGAGTTGGGAGAGGATGAAAAAGTAATTCTGGAAATCCTTAATTCTCAGGAAGAACCTTTAGAACTTAATGAAGTTAAAAACCGTTCTCAATTGTCCGGAAAGAAATGGGACAAAGCATCGAAAACTTTAACTAAAAATAATTTGGTAAAAGTTGATAAGATTGATGAGGTTTTGTGGATGAAATTAGTTTAA
- the rlmF gene encoding 23S rRNA (adenine(1618)-N(6))-methyltransferase RlmF, translating to MTEKSSLHPRNIHRNSYDFEELIVSVPELKHYVFKNDYDTLTINFSLPQAVKLLNKALLLKYYNVKNWDIPEGNLCPPIPGRADYVHYLADLLAEENGEIPAGNSVKGLDIGTGANLVYPLIANSSYGWKILGTDINKDSLENAQKILDSNSELSENIHLKFQPDSNFIFKNILSSEDKFAFSMCNPPFHESAEDAMQGNRRKTKNLRNNKVQKPILNFGGNQSELWCEGGEEAFIKKMINESVQFKSQVLWFTTLVSKKDNLHQLTTLLKNLNVPDFKTIDMAQGQKISRILAWTFVPKESRRDWF from the coding sequence ATGACTGAAAAATCCAGCCTCCATCCCAGAAACATCCACCGCAATTCCTACGATTTCGAAGAATTGATTGTCTCAGTTCCCGAACTCAAACATTACGTTTTCAAAAACGATTACGATACGTTGACGATTAATTTCAGTCTTCCACAAGCCGTGAAATTACTCAACAAAGCTTTGCTTTTGAAATATTACAATGTCAAAAATTGGGATATTCCAGAAGGTAATCTTTGTCCGCCGATTCCTGGTCGTGCGGATTACGTTCATTATTTGGCGGATTTATTAGCAGAAGAAAATGGCGAAATTCCAGCTGGAAATTCAGTGAAAGGTTTGGATATTGGAACCGGTGCCAATCTCGTTTATCCTTTGATTGCCAATAGTTCATACGGTTGGAAAATCTTGGGAACAGATATTAATAAAGATTCGTTGGAAAACGCTCAAAAAATTTTAGACAGCAATTCTGAATTATCAGAAAATATTCATTTGAAATTCCAACCAGATTCTAATTTTATCTTTAAAAATATATTGTCATCCGAAGACAAATTCGCATTCTCGATGTGCAATCCTCCTTTCCACGAATCTGCAGAAGACGCAATGCAAGGCAATCGCAGAAAAACCAAAAATCTCAGAAACAACAAAGTTCAAAAACCGATTCTCAACTTCGGCGGAAACCAATCCGAACTTTGGTGCGAAGGGGGCGAGGAAGCTTTCATCAAGAAAATGATAAACGAAAGTGTCCAGTTCAAGTCTCAGGTTTTGTGGTTCACGACTTTGGTTTCTAAGAAAGACAATCTCCACCAACTTACAACTTTGCTGAAAAACCTGAATGTCCCAGATTTCAAAACCATCGATATGGCACAAGGTCAGAAAATCAGCCGGATTTTGGCTTGGACATTTGTCCCGAAAGAAAGTAGGAGAGATTGGTTTTAG
- a CDS encoding glucoamylase family protein produces the protein MKIIFKSLLFVSASIFAQEHQYDYTLFTNSLMKDNFFYGNVKSSGNSSVKNQNSKLLVDKNEFHSPGNSLLLDYKNAKNGKWEASIEYEEVRGKDFFNKGNFLSFWIKSEKSDSNVLPILKLQKTDGTFSKPINFKLTKKNQWEHILIDISNLDASVKDNPKLIKSLVFSQSENSESNNKIWLDDIAFIDSKEKKSISETPTISSAKGYMKHVDLKWNPLTNDNIRYVKIYRSENGKEFKPVGIQDAYIDRFADFTNETGKKYAYKISFLDKLFNESKLSEFVSTETKNMTDEELMTMVQEASFNYYWDGAETGSGLSKENTNGRENMIATGASGFGVMALIAGTERGFISRKESVERFTKIVNFIEKADKYHGAIAHFIDGKTGKTEPFFGTKDNGADLVETSFFVQGLLVAHQYFNKDNAEEKNIRTKIDKFWKGIEWDWFRQKPDSKYLYWHWSPDQGWIINHNLIGWNETMVTYLMAIASPTHSVPASLYYSGWASQDKIAQDYRKDWGNSNEGAMYTNGNSYYGIKLDVGVNNGGPLFFVHYSFMGYDPHALTDRYTNYFKNNQNIAKINYLYCVENPKKQKGYGKDGWGLTASDGPKGYNPDEPTEREDTGKLTPTGAIASFPYTPTESMAVLKNFYLNYGDFLWGEYGFRDSFDLNNNWCSPIFLGLNQAPMTVMIENHRTGLIWNLFMSHPDVKTGIQKLEKEK, from the coding sequence ATGAAAATTATTTTTAAATCGCTTCTTTTTGTTTCTGCCTCAATTTTCGCTCAGGAACATCAATACGATTATACTTTGTTCACAAACAGCCTGATGAAGGACAATTTCTTTTATGGAAATGTGAAATCTTCTGGAAATTCTTCTGTCAAAAATCAGAATTCCAAATTATTGGTAGATAAAAATGAATTCCATTCTCCGGGAAATTCTCTTTTGTTGGATTACAAAAATGCAAAAAACGGAAAGTGGGAAGCGTCGATAGAATATGAGGAAGTCAGAGGAAAAGATTTTTTCAACAAAGGTAATTTTCTAAGTTTTTGGATCAAATCAGAAAAAAGCGATTCCAATGTGTTACCAATTTTAAAACTTCAAAAAACAGACGGAACTTTCTCCAAACCCATCAATTTCAAATTGACCAAAAAGAATCAATGGGAACATATTCTAATTGATATTTCAAACCTTGATGCTTCTGTGAAAGACAATCCAAAATTAATAAAATCCCTCGTTTTCTCTCAATCCGAAAATTCTGAATCAAACAATAAAATCTGGCTGGATGATATTGCCTTCATCGATTCAAAAGAAAAGAAAAGCATTTCTGAAACGCCTACGATTTCATCAGCTAAAGGCTATATGAAACACGTTGACCTGAAATGGAATCCACTAACAAATGACAATATCCGATATGTCAAAATCTACCGCTCCGAAAATGGTAAAGAGTTCAAACCAGTCGGAATCCAGGATGCCTACATTGATAGATTTGCAGATTTCACCAACGAAACCGGAAAGAAATATGCCTACAAAATCAGTTTCCTCGACAAGCTTTTCAATGAATCAAAATTGTCAGAATTTGTCTCTACTGAAACCAAAAATATGACCGATGAAGAACTGATGACGATGGTTCAGGAAGCCTCATTCAATTATTATTGGGACGGCGCAGAAACCGGAAGTGGACTTTCAAAAGAAAACACAAACGGAAGAGAAAATATGATTGCAACTGGCGCCTCAGGATTTGGCGTGATGGCTTTGATTGCAGGAACGGAGCGTGGATTTATTTCAAGAAAAGAATCAGTGGAGCGTTTTACAAAAATCGTCAACTTCATAGAGAAAGCCGACAAATACCACGGCGCAATCGCCCATTTCATCGACGGAAAAACGGGAAAGACAGAACCTTTTTTTGGAACTAAAGATAATGGAGCTGATTTGGTGGAAACGTCATTCTTTGTTCAGGGATTATTGGTAGCGCATCAATATTTTAACAAAGACAACGCCGAGGAAAAAAACATTAGAACAAAAATCGACAAATTCTGGAAAGGCATCGAGTGGGATTGGTTCCGCCAAAAACCTGACAGCAAATATCTCTACTGGCACTGGTCACCAGACCAAGGTTGGATTATCAATCATAACTTGATTGGCTGGAACGAAACGATGGTCACTTATCTAATGGCAATCGCTTCTCCAACGCATTCTGTGCCTGCAAGTCTATATTATTCCGGCTGGGCAAGTCAGGACAAAATTGCGCAGGATTACAGAAAAGACTGGGGGAATTCCAACGAGGGCGCAATGTACACCAATGGGAATTCCTACTACGGAATCAAGTTGGATGTTGGTGTCAACAATGGTGGACCATTGTTTTTTGTGCATTATTCATTTATGGGCTACGACCCGCACGCTTTGACGGACAGGTACACCAACTATTTCAAGAACAATCAGAACATTGCCAAAATTAATTATCTATATTGCGTCGAAAATCCGAAAAAACAGAAAGGTTACGGCAAAGATGGTTGGGGCTTGACTGCTTCTGACGGTCCAAAAGGTTACAATCCAGATGAACCAACAGAAAGAGAAGATACAGGAAAGTTGACGCCAACCGGAGCAATCGCCTCTTTTCCTTATACACCAACCGAATCTATGGCGGTTTTAAAGAATTTCTACCTCAATTACGGCGATTTCCTTTGGGGCGAATATGGATTCCGGGATTCATTTGATTTGAACAACAATTGGTGTTCGCCTATCTTTTTGGGACTGAATCAAGCGCCAATGACCGTGATGATAGAAAATCACAGAACCGGTTTGATTTGGAATCTATTTATGAGCCACCCAGATGTAAAAACCGGAATCCAAAAATTAGAGAAAGAAAAATAA
- the gltB gene encoding glutamate synthase large subunit, protein MKRAKEISQNSNPKNQGLYLPETEFDSCGVGFVANIKGVKSFKIVSDAITMLENMEHRGATGYESNTGDGAGIQLQIPHELLYDEALNYGIDLPEPGHYGLGMLFFPQNNFIRQECKEIIEQSAEKLGLKILGYRPVPVNNLDLGALAKSVEPVMEMLFVERPYDTETEKDLERKLFVFKNYISHQIMSVTSNDPIGFYVASFSCKKLIYKGQLRSVQIRNYFKDLTDARLRSAFGMVHSRFATNTNPTWSLAQPFRFLAHNGEINTIGGNLNWLRSSEKTFESPNFTAQEMDMILPITKPGQSDSSYLDNMVELLYHSGRSLPHTMMMLIPEAWDGHDQMDSYKKDFYEFHACMMEPWDGPASISFTDGDIIGATLDRNGLRPSRYCVTSDDRVIMASESGALPVDPQKVIKRGRLQPGKMFLVDMKKGEIISDEELKKEICTSQPYRDWLDKMNININELPSPKIRFNKLQSEDIFKYQKAFGYSREDLDVIIKEMAELGKEPIGSMGFDSPLAVLSEKPQHLSSYFKQLFAQVTNPPIDPIREKLVMSLTTIIGGSGNLLQEDKNFAHSIKLDNPILNNEQLEKLRSVDTGKFQSKTIYTYFKSDGKDGNLRKAIDRICRYATDAVDDGFEVIVLSDRSMDSGHATIPSLLACSAVHHHLIRKGVRRKVGLVMEVGDVWEVHHFASLLGFGATAINPYLALASIREMFHKNEFGEEANLDQLKNNYKKAVGDGLLKIFSKMGISTLQSYHGAQIFEIIGIDKTVVNTCFTGAISRINGVGFDEIAKEALVKHFNAFGTKLPQKVLEPGGIYQWKPENEYHQFNPQSVHLLQQATWNDRYDLFKKYSRNVNQLSEKASLLRGLMDFKNDREAISIDEVEPLENILKRFATGAMSFGSISWEAHTTLAIAMNRIGAKSNTGEGGEDDNRYTLNENGDNLRSSIKQVASGRFGVTARYLAEAEEIQIKMAQGAKPGEGGQLPGFKVDEWIGKTRHSTPGVGLISPPPHHDIYSIEDLAQLIFDLKNANRHARISVKLVSKAGVGTIASGVAKAKADHILISGYDGGTGASPLSSTRHTGLPWELGLAETQQTLIKNKLRQRVTVQVDGQVKTGRDIVIATLLGAEEWGISTSALIVEGCILMRKCHLNTCPVGIATQNEELRKKFKGKPEHLVSYFTFLAMEVREIMASLGFRRIDEMVGQSQCLTTKKDISFWKHKNIDLSPILFKPETDLPIIKNETQDHGIDDSLSWKMLEVSKLAIEENRTTEAYFSIKNTDRTVGTILSHELTKKYHSEGMPEDSLKFNFKGTAGQSFGAFCNKGITMILEGDANDYFGKGLSGAKLAIYHDKESVIKAHENSIIGNVALYGATSGKIFVSGMAGERFAVRNSGATAVVEGVGDHGCEYMTGGTVLILGGVGRNFGAGMSGGIAYVWDIERSLEENFNPDMANLEEITEDDKSIINDLIKEHFEMTNSELASYLLSDFENNLKHIIKVYPRDYKKAIENKINELK, encoded by the coding sequence ATGAAAAGAGCCAAGGAAATTTCTCAAAATTCAAATCCCAAAAACCAAGGACTTTATTTACCCGAAACAGAATTCGATTCCTGCGGAGTCGGTTTTGTTGCTAATATTAAAGGTGTCAAAAGTTTCAAGATCGTCAGCGACGCCATTACGATGCTCGAAAATATGGAACATCGTGGCGCAACAGGTTATGAAAGTAATACGGGTGACGGTGCCGGAATCCAATTGCAAATTCCGCACGAGTTACTCTACGATGAAGCTCTAAATTACGGAATCGACCTTCCGGAGCCGGGTCATTACGGACTCGGAATGCTTTTCTTTCCACAGAACAATTTCATCAGACAAGAGTGCAAAGAGATCATTGAGCAATCTGCTGAGAAATTAGGACTTAAGATCTTGGGTTATCGTCCTGTTCCTGTAAACAATTTGGATCTCGGTGCTCTGGCGAAAAGCGTGGAGCCTGTAATGGAAATGCTTTTTGTTGAACGTCCTTACGATACGGAAACGGAAAAAGATTTGGAAAGAAAACTATTTGTTTTCAAGAATTATATTTCACATCAGATTATGAGTGTGACCAGCAATGATCCCATTGGTTTCTATGTCGCTTCATTCTCTTGCAAAAAATTGATATATAAAGGACAGTTGCGTTCTGTCCAGATCCGAAATTATTTCAAAGATCTCACGGATGCGAGACTTCGTTCCGCTTTTGGAATGGTACATTCCCGTTTTGCCACAAACACAAATCCAACTTGGAGTTTAGCGCAACCTTTCCGTTTTTTAGCGCATAATGGCGAGATCAATACAATTGGCGGAAACCTCAATTGGCTTCGGTCTTCCGAAAAAACTTTCGAAAGTCCCAATTTCACGGCGCAGGAAATGGATATGATCTTGCCGATCACAAAACCGGGACAATCCGACTCTTCTTATCTGGACAATATGGTGGAGTTGCTTTATCATTCAGGGCGGTCACTTCCGCATACGATGATGATGTTGATTCCGGAAGCTTGGGATGGTCACGACCAAATGGATTCTTACAAAAAAGATTTCTACGAATTCCACGCCTGTATGATGGAACCTTGGGATGGTCCGGCTTCCATTTCATTTACCGATGGCGATATCATCGGTGCAACGCTTGATAGAAATGGACTTCGCCCTTCAAGGTATTGCGTGACGTCGGATGACCGCGTAATTATGGCATCTGAGTCTGGCGCTTTGCCGGTCGACCCTCAAAAAGTCATCAAGCGAGGTCGTCTTCAGCCTGGAAAAATGTTCTTGGTTGATATGAAAAAAGGCGAAATTATAAGTGATGAGGAATTAAAGAAAGAAATCTGTACTTCACAACCATACCGAGATTGGTTGGATAAAATGAATATCAATATCAATGAATTACCAAGTCCGAAAATCCGTTTCAATAAATTACAGTCAGAAGATATTTTCAAATATCAAAAAGCGTTCGGGTATTCTAGAGAAGATTTGGATGTCATTATCAAAGAAATGGCGGAACTTGGAAAAGAACCGATTGGCTCTATGGGTTTTGATTCGCCCTTGGCTGTTTTGAGTGAAAAGCCACAACATTTAAGTTCTTATTTCAAACAATTATTTGCTCAGGTTACAAATCCGCCAATCGACCCAATCCGTGAAAAATTGGTAATGTCTCTCACCACGATTATCGGTGGAAGCGGGAATCTTTTGCAAGAGGATAAAAATTTTGCCCATTCTATAAAACTTGATAATCCAATTCTTAATAATGAACAACTAGAAAAACTTCGAAGTGTTGATACAGGGAAATTCCAGTCGAAAACGATTTATACTTATTTCAAGTCTGACGGAAAAGATGGAAATCTTAGAAAAGCGATTGACCGGATTTGCCGTTACGCGACAGATGCGGTAGATGACGGTTTTGAGGTGATTGTGCTTTCCGACCGTTCGATGGATTCTGGTCATGCAACGATTCCTTCACTTTTGGCTTGTTCGGCTGTTCATCACCATTTGATTCGGAAAGGTGTTCGCAGAAAAGTGGGTTTGGTGATGGAAGTTGGCGATGTCTGGGAAGTTCATCATTTTGCGTCTTTGCTGGGATTTGGCGCTACGGCTATCAATCCTTATCTCGCTCTGGCAAGCATCAGAGAGATGTTTCATAAAAATGAATTTGGTGAAGAAGCTAACCTAGACCAATTAAAAAACAATTATAAAAAAGCAGTCGGCGATGGATTGTTGAAGATATTTTCCAAAATGGGAATTTCGACTTTGCAATCCTATCACGGCGCGCAGATTTTCGAAATCATTGGGATTGATAAAACCGTCGTCAACACTTGCTTTACAGGCGCGATTTCCAGAATCAACGGTGTTGGTTTTGACGAAATCGCCAAAGAAGCTTTAGTCAAACATTTCAATGCGTTCGGAACAAAACTCCCACAAAAAGTATTGGAACCAGGCGGAATCTATCAATGGAAACCAGAAAATGAGTATCATCAATTCAATCCGCAATCTGTTCATCTATTGCAACAGGCAACTTGGAATGACCGTTATGATTTATTCAAAAAATATTCAAGAAACGTCAATCAATTATCCGAGAAAGCTTCTCTACTAAGAGGTTTGATGGATTTTAAAAATGACCGAGAAGCGATTTCAATTGATGAAGTTGAACCTTTGGAAAATATTCTAAAACGTTTTGCAACAGGCGCAATGTCTTTCGGTTCAATTTCCTGGGAAGCGCATACAACACTCGCGATTGCGATGAATAGAATCGGCGCGAAAAGTAATACAGGCGAAGGTGGCGAAGATGATAATCGCTATACGCTTAATGAGAATGGAGATAACTTACGTTCCTCAATTAAACAAGTTGCTTCTGGAAGATTTGGAGTGACAGCGAGATATTTAGCGGAAGCAGAAGAGATTCAAATCAAAATGGCGCAAGGTGCAAAACCTGGCGAAGGCGGACAATTGCCAGGATTCAAGGTGGATGAATGGATTGGAAAAACCCGACATTCCACTCCAGGCGTTGGTTTGATTTCTCCGCCACCGCATCACGACATTTACTCGATTGAGGATTTGGCGCAATTGATTTTTGATTTGAAGAATGCCAATCGCCACGCAAGAATTTCAGTTAAATTGGTTTCAAAAGCCGGAGTAGGAACGATTGCTTCCGGTGTTGCAAAAGCAAAAGCGGACCATATCTTGATTTCTGGTTATGATGGCGGAACCGGCGCTTCTCCTTTGAGTTCAACAAGGCACACAGGTTTGCCTTGGGAATTGGGATTGGCGGAAACGCAACAGACTTTAATTAAAAATAAACTTCGTCAGCGTGTCACTGTTCAAGTTGATGGTCAAGTAAAAACCGGACGTGATATCGTCATCGCCACTTTGCTTGGTGCAGAAGAATGGGGAATTTCCACGTCTGCATTAATTGTGGAAGGTTGTATTTTGATGCGAAAATGTCATCTCAATACTTGTCCGGTTGGTATCGCAACTCAGAATGAAGAACTTCGGAAAAAGTTTAAAGGGAAACCAGAACATTTGGTCAGCTATTTCACTTTTCTGGCGATGGAAGTTAGAGAAATAATGGCGAGTTTAGGTTTCAGAAGAATTGACGAAATGGTCGGGCAATCGCAATGTTTGACCACGAAAAAAGATATCTCATTCTGGAAACATAAAAATATTGATTTGAGTCCGATTCTTTTCAAACCTGAAACTGATTTACCAATCATTAAAAATGAAACTCAAGACCACGGCATCGATGATTCACTTTCGTGGAAAATGTTGGAGGTTTCAAAGTTAGCGATTGAAGAAAATCGAACTACTGAAGCTTATTTTAGTATTAAAAATACAGACAGGACGGTCGGAACGATTCTCTCTCACGAATTGACTAAAAAATATCATTCAGAAGGAATGCCTGAAGACTCTTTGAAATTCAATTTTAAGGGAACTGCCGGACAGAGTTTTGGAGCGTTTTGTAATAAAGGAATCACGATGATTCTGGAAGGCGATGCCAATGATTATTTCGGGAAAGGACTTTCAGGAGCTAAACTGGCGATTTATCACGATAAAGAATCTGTCATTAAAGCTCACGAAAATAGCATCATCGGAAATGTCGCTTTATACGGCGCAACTTCGGGGAAAATCTTTGTTTCGGGAATGGCGGGTGAACGTTTTGCGGTCCGGAATTCCGGTGCAACTGCAGTTGTAGAAGGCGTCGGCGACCACGGTTGTGAATATATGACGGGCGGAACGGTGTTGATTCTTGGTGGCGTCGGAAGAAATTTCGGAGCGGGAATGAGTGGCGGAATTGCCTATGTGTGGGATATTGAACGGTCTTTGGAAGAGAATTTCAATCCTGATATGGCAAACCTAGAAGAGATTACGGAAGATGATAAATCGATTATTAATGATTTGATTAAAGAACATTTCGAAATGACGAATAGTGAACTGGCTTCCTATCTTTTAAGTGACTTCGAAAATAATTTGAAACACATCATCAAAGTTTATCCCCGAGATTATAAAAAAGCGATTGAAAATAAAATAAATGAATTGAAATAA
- a CDS encoding glutamate synthase subunit beta, translated as MGKADGFLLYDRELPKKLPVEERIQHYKEFYKPISEDYLHKQSSRCMSCGVPFCQSGCPLGNMIPEFNETVYKEQWEKAYQLLISTNNFPEFTGRICPAPCEGACVLGINSLPVAIEEVEKNIIEIAFEKGFAKPIIPKFRTDKKVAVVGSGPAGLASAYQLNQMGHQVTVFERDPEIGGLLRFGIPDFKLDKNIVERRIQWMKEEGIEFKTNVNVGVNYSVEELNRNFDAVVLALGSTVPRELMIPNRDAKGVHFAMDYLSQSNKKVSGISFNENDIDAKGKKVVVIGGGDTGSDCIGTSNRQGADVVYQIYYKPMQPTERDETMPWPTMPMTLHITSSHEEGVDRKWSVNSKEFVKDENGNLTGIRLVEAEWTKDADGKWNLYTEKPNSEFVIDCDLAFIALGYTHVEHKGLVEDLDINLDPKGNLIGNDKEFKTNQTKYFSCGDARKGQSLVVWAIAEGRKCAQKVDEFLG; from the coding sequence ATGGGAAAAGCAGACGGATTTTTATTATACGATAGAGAATTGCCGAAGAAACTTCCTGTAGAAGAAAGGATTCAGCATTATAAAGAATTTTACAAACCGATTTCCGAGGATTATCTTCACAAACAATCGTCGCGCTGTATGAGTTGTGGCGTTCCGTTTTGCCAAAGTGGCTGTCCGCTGGGGAATATGATTCCGGAATTCAATGAAACGGTTTATAAGGAACAATGGGAAAAGGCGTATCAATTATTGATTTCAACTAACAATTTCCCTGAATTTACGGGAAGAATTTGTCCTGCGCCTTGTGAAGGAGCGTGTGTTTTGGGAATCAATAGTTTGCCGGTTGCGATTGAGGAAGTTGAAAAAAACATCATCGAGATTGCTTTTGAAAAAGGTTTTGCGAAACCAATTATTCCAAAATTCAGAACGGATAAGAAAGTGGCGGTTGTTGGCTCTGGGCCAGCTGGTTTAGCGTCGGCATATCAATTAAATCAAATGGGACATCAGGTTACGGTTTTTGAACGTGACCCTGAAATTGGTGGATTGCTAAGGTTTGGAATTCCGGATTTCAAGCTAGATAAAAATATCGTGGAACGCCGGATTCAATGGATGAAGGAAGAAGGGATTGAATTTAAAACCAATGTCAATGTCGGTGTCAATTATTCTGTAGAAGAACTTAATCGGAATTTTGATGCTGTAGTTTTGGCGTTAGGAAGTACAGTTCCAAGGGAATTGATGATTCCGAATCGTGATGCAAAGGGTGTTCATTTCGCGATGGATTATCTTTCTCAAAGTAACAAAAAAGTCAGTGGAATTTCATTTAATGAAAACGATATTGATGCAAAAGGTAAGAAAGTCGTCGTGATTGGCGGTGGTGATACGGGGTCAGATTGTATTGGAACTTCAAATCGTCAAGGTGCGGATGTCGTGTATCAAATCTATTACAAACCGATGCAACCAACCGAGCGCGACGAAACGATGCCTTGGCCGACAATGCCGATGACTTTGCATATCACGTCGTCTCACGAGGAAGGCGTTGACAGGAAATGGTCTGTCAATTCCAAAGAATTTGTGAAAGATGAAAACGGAAATCTGACCGGAATCCGATTGGTAGAAGCGGAATGGACAAAAGATGCCGACGGAAAATGGAATCTCTATACGGAAAAACCAAATTCAGAATTTGTCATTGATTGTGATCTGGCTTTCATAGCTTTGGGCTACACGCACGTCGAGCACAAAGGTTTGGTGGAGGATTTGGATATCAACCTCGACCCGAAAGGAAATCTCATCGGAAATGATAAGGAATTCAAAACCAATCAGACAAAATATTTCTCTTGTGGCGATGCGAGAAAAGGGCAAAGTTTGGTGGTTTGGGCAATTGCGGAAGGAAGAAAATGTGCGCAGAAGGTGGATGAGTTTTTGGGTTAA